One part of the Arcanobacterium phocisimile genome encodes these proteins:
- a CDS encoding hemolysin family protein: protein MNLGPSLLITFGLLAANAYFVGAEFAIMGSRRSRIEPLAENGKKSARTVLYALEHVTLMLATCQLGVTIASVALGAVAEPAIAHAIDGPIENLGVPESMVHPIAIVIALLLVVYAHVVIGEMVPKNLAVTNPERTALILGPPLVFISKLFYPVVASMNWVANHVIRLFGYEPKSEVASAFTADEVASIVEVSRAAGVLDADVGLISSAIEFSEQTAVELMVSEEDLETVPDSLTPEELEDRVAHTGYSRFPVVASNGVLIGYVHVKDILDIAPENRFDPIPGWKIRRLVTVDPDDEIETAMRVMQQAGAHMAEVNLKDGSQGVIFLEDVLEELIGEVRDAMQR from the coding sequence ATGAACCTCGGACCTTCGTTGCTCATTACTTTCGGACTGCTCGCTGCCAACGCCTATTTCGTGGGCGCAGAATTTGCGATTATGGGATCGCGGCGCTCGCGTATCGAACCGTTAGCAGAAAACGGCAAGAAGAGCGCACGGACAGTTCTCTATGCGCTTGAACATGTCACACTGATGCTGGCAACCTGTCAGTTAGGTGTTACCATTGCGTCAGTGGCGCTCGGAGCTGTCGCTGAACCAGCGATCGCCCACGCGATCGATGGGCCTATAGAAAACTTGGGTGTGCCAGAGTCGATGGTTCATCCAATAGCTATCGTCATTGCGCTTTTGTTGGTTGTTTATGCACATGTTGTTATTGGCGAGATGGTTCCGAAAAATCTTGCGGTGACTAATCCGGAACGTACAGCGTTGATATTGGGGCCACCGTTAGTGTTCATTTCTAAACTTTTTTACCCGGTTGTGGCTTCGATGAATTGGGTGGCTAATCATGTGATTCGGCTTTTTGGTTATGAACCTAAAAGCGAAGTAGCTTCAGCCTTCACCGCAGATGAAGTGGCTTCTATTGTTGAAGTTTCCCGAGCAGCTGGAGTGTTAGATGCCGACGTGGGGCTGATTTCTTCGGCAATCGAGTTTTCGGAACAGACCGCCGTGGAATTAATGGTTTCCGAAGAAGATCTTGAAACGGTCCCTGATTCGCTTACTCCAGAGGAGTTAGAGGATCGGGTGGCGCATACAGGGTATTCACGGTTCCCGGTGGTGGCTTCCAATGGGGTGTTGATCGGTTATGTTCATGTGAAAGATATTCTGGATATTGCGCCAGAAAATCGCTTTGATCCTATTCCTGGCTGGAAGATTCGCCGCTTGGTAACGGTAGATCCTGACGATGAGATCGAAACCGCAATGCGTGTCATGCAGCAGGCCGGTGCTCACATGGCGGAAGTGAACCTTAAAGATGGCTCACAGGGTGTCATTTTCCTGGAAGATGTCCTCGAAGAATTAATCGGAGAAGTGCGCGACGCCATGCAACGCTGA
- a CDS encoding GDSL-type esterase/lipase family protein gives MTRDNVEHPMRIMFVGDELVAGFGDARALGWTGRVMARTACEPPLMHMTLATPGEGTEALAARWENDVVNRMDRKADNRLVLGLGSHDMEKSLSLARSRLYVANILDNAMSLGLSPFVVGPPPRNDQPLRNQNDLTQAFADVCTRRNVPYVDCFTPLFNHEQWATDMSMTATYTPRQAGYGLMAWLVLHKGWHEWLGVTPHESLT, from the coding sequence ATGACCAGAGATAATGTAGAGCATCCCATGCGCATTATGTTCGTCGGTGATGAACTCGTCGCCGGCTTCGGCGACGCACGCGCACTGGGTTGGACTGGTCGCGTTATGGCTCGTACCGCCTGCGAACCACCGCTGATGCATATGACTCTGGCAACCCCGGGCGAAGGTACTGAAGCTTTAGCTGCTCGATGGGAGAACGACGTCGTTAACCGAATGGATCGCAAAGCGGATAATCGTCTCGTACTCGGGCTCGGTTCTCACGATATGGAAAAGAGCCTTTCCCTTGCTCGCTCTCGCCTTTACGTTGCCAATATTCTTGATAACGCCATGAGTCTGGGTCTCTCGCCATTTGTCGTCGGCCCGCCTCCACGAAACGACCAGCCGCTACGTAATCAAAACGATCTGACTCAAGCATTTGCCGATGTGTGTACGCGACGCAACGTTCCTTACGTCGATTGTTTCACACCACTATTCAACCACGAACAATGGGCAACAGATATGTCGATGACCGCCACCTACACCCCACGTCAAGCCGGCTATGGCCTCATGGCATGGCTCGTATTACATAAAGGGTGGCATGAGTGGCTCGGCGTCACTCCACACGAATCTCTCACTTAA
- a CDS encoding heme ABC transporter ATP-binding protein: MTSLRICGNVAVAASDIAFAYGSRTILHDISLTVNYGEVVGLLGPNGTGKSTLVGIMAGDLEPQAGTVAYGGTDLIDFSRRELAQTRSVMPQAIDFPFSYMVQDIVAMGRQCWAPNPQHDQEIISASLARTDVGGFEDRDVTRLSGGEKARVTLARVLTQEASVVFLDEPTAALDIAHQERTMQICRELAQAGHAVIAVMHDLQLAGTHCDRIALMSEGSIAAYDTPEVVLNPELLTRVYNWPIDVIRVADGRLVVLPQS; this comes from the coding sequence ATGACTAGTTTGCGCATCTGCGGGAATGTTGCAGTCGCAGCCTCAGACATCGCATTCGCATACGGGAGTCGCACAATTTTGCACGATATCTCTCTGACAGTGAACTACGGCGAAGTCGTTGGTTTGCTAGGGCCAAACGGAACGGGAAAATCGACACTGGTGGGTATCATGGCCGGCGATCTTGAGCCTCAAGCTGGCACAGTTGCCTATGGCGGAACCGACTTGATTGATTTTTCGCGCCGAGAATTGGCACAAACACGATCAGTCATGCCCCAAGCTATCGATTTTCCATTCTCTTACATGGTGCAAGATATTGTGGCGATGGGGCGGCAATGTTGGGCTCCAAACCCGCAACACGATCAAGAAATAATTTCGGCATCACTCGCACGTACCGACGTCGGTGGCTTTGAAGATCGTGATGTCACTCGACTATCGGGAGGCGAGAAAGCGCGGGTTACCCTAGCGCGCGTGCTCACCCAAGAAGCTAGTGTTGTTTTTCTTGACGAACCAACAGCAGCGCTCGATATTGCCCATCAGGAACGGACGATGCAGATTTGCCGGGAGCTCGCCCAGGCCGGGCATGCGGTTATTGCCGTCATGCATGATCTCCAACTCGCTGGCACGCATTGTGACCGGATTGCGTTAATGAGTGAGGGCAGTATTGCTGCCTACGATACGCCCGAGGTGGTATTGAATCCAGAACTTCTAACCCGCGTCTACAACTGGCCAATTGACGTGATACGAGTTGCTGACGGGCGATTAGTGGTTTTGCCACAAAGTTGA
- a CDS encoding multifunctional oxoglutarate decarboxylase/oxoglutarate dehydrogenase thiamine pyrophosphate-binding subunit/dihydrolipoyllysine-residue succinyltransferase subunit, producing the protein MTSTHSEDFGANQSFIEDLYSSYLSDPHSVGPQWKEMFRNWQASGRTPLTTDAGHDPEVSEETQQAQLSIHSTHAREVTASTNVTRSDLPPQPRSAAQPAVTPYAKQFDLKPKVGQIFEQDHPEYVALKGVDRGLSKNMDSSLELPTATSVRALPARVMFDNRRVINKYLASTRGGKVSFTHLIAYAMVEALSEMPEMNYSYMLNDAGKPTLVKPSSVNLGIAIDVTKPNGERTLVVPSIKDAEHMTFSEFLVAFEELIKRGRDNTLTIEDYQGTTVSLTNPGGLGTTHSIPRLMKGQGLIVGVGSMVYPPAFAGTAETQLARMGVSKVVHITSTYDHRVIQGATSGRFLRLMENKLLGLDGFYDRVYVALHIPYKPFVWETDVEYDAKRELGKPARIAELIHAYRQRGHLIADTDPLSFHVRRHPDLEISSYGLTLWDLDRSFPTGGFANSSHLTLRQILDQLREAYCRTVGIEYMHIQDPAQRKWFQKRLERPAEPATLEQRRRILTKLNEAEAFESFLQTKYIGQKRFSLEGGESLIPALDSILEGAAESGLSDVAIGMAHRGRLNVLTNIAGKSYAQVFSEFDGRIDPSSVQGSGDVKYHLGTEGTYISPRGDKVGVYLAANPSHLEAADGVLQGIVRGKHDLIGVKDSFYPVLPILIHGDAAFSGQGVVWETFNLSQLPGYKNGGTIHIVVNNQIGFTTAPSLGRSSRYTTDMAKGLQLPIFHVNGDDPEAVARVARMAQEFREEFHKDVIIDITCYRRRGHNEGDDPSMTQPVMYSLVDAKRTTRRIYAEALIGRGDMTSEEVAELENTYHETLDRALNSVRESDDTLTKSEIQAAVSLGQPHSQEDDSAMIGWQTATTPGIMARIGAAHVQVPEGFTPHKKVMQLFEKRNEMSTKGNIDWGFGELLAFGSLLIEGVPVRMSGQDVRRGTFVQRHAISHGEGTGKEWTPLQHLTEDQACLEIHDSPLSEYSVMAFEYGYSVERPDALVVWEAQFGDFANGAQTVVDEFISSADQKWNQKSSLVLMLPHGYEGQGPDHSSARIERYLQLCAENNMFVVQPSTPANHFHMLRRQAYSRPRKPLIAITPKQLLRRKGAVSQVADFTTGTFQPVIGEHRTDLHVTRVVLCTGRLYYDLLNRREKDNDTSVAIVRIEQLYPNPVKELTDELAKYPGADLIWAQDEPANQGAWPHLALEMFLPMGLLVKPISRAAAAATATGLGKIHQAEAQAIIDAVFAR; encoded by the coding sequence GTGACGTCAACACATTCAGAAGATTTTGGAGCGAATCAGAGCTTCATCGAGGATCTTTATTCCTCATATTTATCCGATCCGCACAGTGTTGGCCCCCAGTGGAAAGAAATGTTTCGCAACTGGCAAGCATCTGGACGCACTCCACTCACCACTGACGCCGGTCACGACCCCGAAGTATCTGAAGAGACCCAGCAAGCTCAGCTCTCAATTCATTCAACACATGCGCGTGAAGTTACTGCGTCAACCAATGTCACTCGTTCCGATCTTCCACCTCAGCCACGCTCTGCAGCACAACCCGCTGTAACTCCCTATGCGAAACAGTTTGACCTCAAACCGAAAGTCGGACAGATCTTCGAACAAGATCATCCTGAATATGTAGCGCTCAAAGGAGTAGATCGTGGGCTTTCGAAGAACATGGACTCTTCGCTTGAATTACCGACTGCTACCAGTGTGCGCGCTCTGCCAGCGCGCGTCATGTTCGACAACCGCAGAGTGATCAACAAATACCTTGCCTCAACACGCGGCGGAAAGGTTTCCTTCACCCATCTCATCGCCTACGCAATGGTCGAAGCCCTTTCTGAAATGCCGGAGATGAACTACTCCTACATGCTCAACGACGCCGGCAAACCTACGCTCGTAAAACCATCGTCGGTGAATCTCGGTATCGCCATCGACGTCACCAAACCAAACGGAGAACGCACCCTCGTTGTTCCATCCATTAAAGATGCAGAGCATATGACGTTCTCTGAGTTCCTCGTTGCCTTCGAGGAACTGATCAAACGCGGACGAGATAACACCTTAACTATCGAGGATTACCAAGGCACCACAGTTTCACTCACGAACCCAGGTGGTCTGGGAACCACACATTCGATTCCGCGTTTAATGAAAGGCCAAGGCTTGATTGTCGGGGTCGGTTCGATGGTATATCCACCGGCATTTGCAGGTACTGCCGAAACCCAACTTGCACGTATGGGAGTCTCAAAGGTCGTCCATATTACCTCCACCTACGATCATCGCGTTATTCAGGGAGCAACTTCGGGCCGATTCTTACGCCTGATGGAAAACAAACTATTAGGTTTGGATGGCTTCTATGATCGCGTCTATGTGGCGCTCCATATTCCATACAAGCCATTCGTATGGGAAACTGACGTTGAATACGATGCCAAACGAGAACTCGGAAAGCCGGCACGTATTGCCGAACTTATCCACGCCTACCGGCAACGTGGGCATTTGATTGCCGACACCGATCCATTGTCATTCCACGTCCGCCGTCATCCAGACTTGGAAATCAGCTCCTATGGTTTGACACTGTGGGATCTCGATCGCTCCTTCCCTACCGGCGGTTTCGCCAACTCCTCCCACCTGACGTTACGGCAGATCCTCGATCAACTGCGCGAAGCCTATTGTCGCACGGTCGGCATTGAATACATGCATATTCAAGATCCCGCTCAACGCAAGTGGTTCCAAAAGCGACTCGAACGCCCAGCCGAACCAGCAACCCTGGAACAGCGTCGCCGGATACTTACTAAGCTCAATGAAGCAGAAGCCTTCGAGTCTTTCCTCCAAACGAAATACATCGGTCAGAAACGATTCTCCCTCGAAGGTGGCGAATCCTTGATTCCGGCCCTCGATTCAATCCTCGAAGGGGCAGCCGAATCTGGTTTAAGCGATGTCGCTATCGGCATGGCTCACCGCGGCCGACTCAATGTGCTCACGAATATTGCCGGCAAATCCTATGCGCAAGTCTTTAGCGAATTCGACGGCCGAATCGATCCATCTTCCGTTCAAGGCTCAGGCGATGTCAAGTATCACCTAGGCACAGAGGGAACCTATATTTCTCCACGTGGCGACAAAGTCGGCGTCTACCTTGCGGCGAACCCGTCACATCTGGAAGCTGCCGACGGCGTTTTACAGGGTATCGTCCGTGGAAAACACGACCTTATTGGGGTCAAGGATTCGTTCTACCCTGTGCTACCAATTCTCATTCACGGCGATGCGGCATTCTCTGGCCAAGGAGTCGTCTGGGAAACCTTCAACCTTTCACAGCTGCCAGGATATAAGAATGGCGGAACCATTCACATCGTGGTCAATAATCAGATTGGTTTCACCACTGCCCCGTCGCTTGGTCGTTCTTCACGCTACACCACTGATATGGCTAAAGGTCTTCAGCTACCGATTTTCCACGTCAATGGCGATGATCCAGAAGCTGTGGCACGAGTAGCTCGTATGGCCCAAGAGTTCCGTGAAGAGTTCCATAAAGACGTCATTATCGACATCACCTGCTACCGTCGTCGTGGGCACAACGAAGGTGACGATCCATCGATGACCCAGCCAGTAATGTACTCCTTGGTTGATGCCAAGCGCACCACGCGCCGTATCTACGCCGAAGCACTCATCGGCCGTGGCGATATGACCTCCGAAGAAGTCGCAGAACTCGAGAACACCTATCACGAAACGCTCGACCGTGCGTTGAACTCAGTACGCGAATCGGATGATACGTTGACCAAGTCTGAAATCCAGGCGGCTGTTTCACTCGGCCAGCCGCATTCGCAAGAGGATGACTCAGCAATGATCGGTTGGCAGACTGCGACGACGCCAGGAATCATGGCTCGTATCGGCGCCGCTCACGTCCAAGTTCCAGAGGGTTTCACGCCGCACAAAAAGGTCATGCAGTTGTTCGAAAAGCGCAACGAAATGTCCACCAAGGGCAATATCGACTGGGGCTTTGGCGAACTCCTGGCATTCGGTTCCCTGCTCATCGAAGGCGTGCCGGTGCGAATGTCTGGCCAAGATGTACGCCGCGGCACCTTCGTTCAACGCCATGCAATTTCGCACGGTGAAGGAACCGGTAAGGAATGGACCCCGCTTCAGCATCTCACCGAAGATCAAGCATGCCTAGAAATCCACGATTCACCGCTCTCGGAATACTCAGTGATGGCGTTCGAATATGGATACTCGGTGGAGCGTCCAGATGCATTGGTGGTGTGGGAAGCTCAGTTCGGCGACTTCGCCAACGGAGCACAAACCGTGGTTGACGAATTCATTTCCTCAGCGGACCAAAAATGGAATCAGAAGTCTTCCCTTGTACTCATGTTGCCCCATGGGTATGAAGGTCAAGGCCCGGATCACTCCTCGGCACGCATCGAACGCTATCTCCAGCTGTGTGCTGAGAACAATATGTTTGTTGTTCAACCATCGACGCCAGCCAATCACTTCCATATGTTGCGCCGGCAAGCATACTCCCGCCCACGCAAGCCACTCATTGCTATCACGCCGAAGCAACTGCTTCGCCGTAAGGGTGCTGTATCGCAGGTAGCAGATTTCACAACTGGCACATTCCAGCCGGTTATCGGCGAGCATCGCACTGACCTGCATGTCACTCGCGTGGTGCTGTGCACCGGCCGGTTGTATTACGATCTGCTCAATCGTCGCGAAAAGGATAATGACACCTCGGTTGCTATTGTCCGTATCGAACAGCTCTACCCGAACCCAGTGAAGGAATTGACTGACGAGTTGGCAAAGTATCCGGGTGCCGATCTCATTTGGGCGCAAGATGAGCCAGCGAATCAAGGCGCCTGGCCGCATCTGGCCCTAGAAATGTTCTTGCCGATGGGATTGCTGGTCAAGCCGATTTCGCGTGCCGCTGCCGCTGCAACCGCAACTGGTTTAGGTAAGATCCATCAGGCGGAAGCACAAGCAATTATCGATGCGGTATTTGCTCGCTGA
- a CDS encoding M23 family metallopeptidase has product MSEKSTRPTRRELRLARIAEESRRKSTDISSESTVVIPVAQSMLETAPTVDDDATKHPCVTVAQSNDSVAVAKSKNFSPQGSSIRSAYAYAREIFSRPKNLRTVTSTACVFALAVGCGLTLGSYGFEIAAQANSIESDFAGGDVEGSQTPTSLRSLSSAADSARFKAYEEKFSGNAVVCETVSSANSLTSFARNNLNKLIHPMAAGTFQESSPFGWRIHPLYGTSKLHEGVDFSAAIGTPIYAVADGKVVFSGASSETFGDPVVVIEHNIDGEVFTSWYLHSYASGIFVNEGDVVRLGDRIADVGNSGRSTGPHLHFEIHPGAYAGFTGPGPVDPMSFLKEQGAVDINDVCGVK; this is encoded by the coding sequence GTGAGCGAAAAATCTACTCGGCCTACTCGCCGTGAATTGCGGCTTGCGCGCATCGCTGAAGAATCACGGCGTAAATCCACGGATATTTCATCGGAATCCACAGTGGTTATTCCTGTGGCTCAGTCAATGCTGGAAACTGCACCTACAGTTGATGATGATGCAACTAAACATCCTTGTGTTACCGTGGCGCAGAGCAACGATTCCGTGGCGGTTGCCAAGAGCAAAAATTTTTCTCCTCAAGGATCTAGTATTCGTTCTGCCTATGCCTATGCTCGCGAGATCTTTTCTCGGCCAAAGAACCTTCGCACTGTTACTTCCACCGCCTGTGTTTTCGCTTTAGCAGTGGGATGCGGTTTAACGCTCGGTTCTTATGGTTTTGAAATTGCTGCGCAAGCAAACTCTATCGAATCAGATTTTGCCGGGGGAGATGTTGAAGGCTCGCAAACCCCCACTAGCCTTCGATCGCTTTCAAGTGCTGCTGATTCTGCCCGCTTCAAAGCTTATGAAGAGAAATTTTCTGGAAATGCTGTAGTATGTGAAACGGTATCAAGCGCCAATTCTTTGACGTCGTTTGCACGCAATAATCTCAACAAGCTCATTCATCCTATGGCGGCTGGAACATTCCAAGAATCTTCACCATTTGGTTGGCGGATTCACCCGCTCTATGGAACATCGAAGCTTCATGAGGGAGTTGATTTCTCGGCAGCGATCGGCACACCAATTTATGCTGTAGCTGACGGTAAGGTTGTGTTCTCTGGGGCAAGCAGCGAAACCTTTGGCGATCCGGTCGTTGTTATCGAGCATAATATTGATGGTGAAGTATTCACTTCGTGGTATCTGCACTCGTATGCTTCTGGAATCTTTGTTAACGAGGGTGACGTTGTTCGCCTCGGTGATCGTATCGCTGACGTTGGAAATAGTGGCCGTTCGACCGGTCCGCATTTGCACTTTGAGATTCATCCAGGTGCGTATGCTGGATTTACTGGGCCAGGTCCAGTTGATCCGATGAGCTTCTTGAAGGAACAAGGAGCTGTAGATATTAATGACGTGTGCGGAGTTAAATAA
- a CDS encoding hemolysin family protein produces the protein MLVDLILLGIGVLLTLGTAVFVAAEFSFVALDPATVDAKAQEGDPHAKKVTKALHHLSLQLSACQVGITITTILLGYVAQAPLQELFAKFLGNTPLSSAAALATGVVFAFIVVNLFSMVFGELVPKNMALAAPLRTAALVSLPLRGFTLIFKPLIVVLNNSANWILHRFGIEVAEELSGARSATELSALVRRSAEQGTLDVSTARLLTRSIDIGALTAVDVMTDRGRVNHLDVDQTAADVIDLARVTGHSRFPVIGEDMDDIRGIVNLRRAIAVPFERRAEVSVTSSSLMIPVPRVPETLELAPLLVRLRASGSQVAVVVDEYGGVSGIVTLEDVIEEIVGDVADEHDGSDTQSRVLATGETIVPGLMRPDEISREFGIGIPDDGPWETVGGWIMAGLGKIPDVGDKFVDDGITACVEKMDGRRVETVRLTVTQQQEEAE, from the coding sequence GTGCTAGTAGATCTGATTTTGCTCGGTATCGGTGTTCTCTTGACGTTGGGCACCGCAGTCTTTGTGGCTGCTGAGTTCTCATTCGTTGCACTTGATCCGGCCACTGTGGACGCTAAGGCTCAAGAAGGTGATCCGCATGCAAAGAAAGTCACCAAAGCCTTACATCATCTTTCGCTTCAGCTTTCAGCATGCCAAGTAGGTATCACCATCACGACTATCTTGTTGGGATATGTGGCACAAGCCCCACTTCAGGAACTATTTGCAAAATTTTTAGGAAACACCCCGTTGAGTTCCGCCGCAGCACTAGCAACCGGAGTAGTTTTCGCCTTCATCGTGGTGAATTTGTTTTCCATGGTTTTTGGCGAGTTAGTGCCTAAGAACATGGCTTTAGCTGCCCCATTGCGCACTGCTGCCTTGGTTTCCCTACCGCTTCGGGGTTTTACTCTTATTTTCAAACCGCTTATTGTTGTCCTTAATAATTCAGCAAACTGGATTTTGCACCGTTTCGGAATTGAAGTTGCGGAAGAGCTTTCGGGGGCGCGTTCTGCCACCGAGCTTTCTGCATTGGTGCGACGCTCAGCTGAGCAGGGAACTCTTGATGTCTCCACAGCACGGCTACTGACGCGATCGATTGATATTGGTGCATTGACTGCTGTCGATGTCATGACCGATCGAGGGCGAGTCAATCATCTTGACGTCGATCAAACGGCAGCTGATGTTATCGATCTTGCCCGCGTTACGGGACATTCACGCTTCCCGGTCATTGGTGAAGATATGGATGACATCCGCGGAATCGTCAACCTGCGCCGGGCGATAGCAGTTCCGTTCGAACGCCGTGCAGAGGTGAGTGTCACGTCGTCGTCGCTCATGATTCCAGTCCCTCGTGTTCCAGAAACTCTCGAACTGGCGCCACTCTTGGTACGCCTGCGGGCCTCTGGGTCACAAGTAGCGGTTGTTGTTGATGAATACGGTGGGGTCTCTGGCATTGTGACGCTTGAAGACGTTATCGAAGAAATCGTTGGCGATGTTGCGGACGAACATGATGGTTCCGACACACAATCGCGGGTCTTGGCGACCGGAGAAACCATTGTTCCTGGGCTCATGCGACCAGATGAAATTAGTCGGGAGTTCGGCATCGGTATTCCAGATGATGGGCCGTGGGAAACTGTCGGTGGTTGGATAATGGCTGGATTAGGCAAGATTCCTGACGTCGGTGACAAATTTGTTGACGACGGTATCACGGCGTGTGTTGAAAAAATGGATGGTCGTCGCGTTGAGACAGTGCGACTCACAGTAACCCAGCAGCAGGAGGAAGCAGAATGA
- a CDS encoding glycerophosphodiester phosphodiesterase family protein, with protein MTQSRLWGYASDPVLIAHRGGGQEAPENSRQAFSRLNDLGLSHIETDVHSTKDSVAVVIHDPILDRVSDGHGRVSQYTWDELRRYRDHSGQPLMRLDEALDEFSHLVFNIDAKENRVIEPLISAIKHTGAQKRVSLASFSERRLVQLRQKLPGVSSSMGISAVAKLIAAANVPGSLRSAILRLLPAADDGVHAVQVPESFRGIKIVDEKFVELVHSLKMAVHVWTVNDEEHAAQLVDLGVDGIITDIPSALRHIV; from the coding sequence ATGACACAATCTCGGCTATGGGGCTACGCCTCTGATCCAGTATTAATTGCGCATCGTGGTGGCGGACAAGAAGCTCCCGAAAATTCTCGACAGGCGTTTTCCCGCCTGAATGATCTGGGTCTATCCCATATCGAAACTGATGTTCACAGTACTAAAGATAGCGTCGCCGTCGTCATTCACGATCCAATTCTCGATCGAGTGTCTGACGGACATGGCAGAGTTTCGCAGTACACGTGGGATGAGCTTCGACGTTATCGGGATCATTCTGGCCAACCATTGATGCGGTTAGATGAGGCTCTCGACGAGTTTTCACATTTGGTCTTCAATATCGATGCTAAGGAAAACCGCGTCATTGAGCCATTAATATCTGCTATCAAACACACAGGAGCTCAGAAACGGGTGTCTCTCGCCTCGTTTTCGGAACGTAGATTAGTGCAGTTACGGCAAAAGCTCCCCGGAGTCTCATCGTCGATGGGTATTTCCGCCGTCGCAAAATTAATCGCTGCTGCGAATGTTCCTGGTAGTCTACGTTCGGCAATACTGCGGTTGTTACCGGCAGCTGACGACGGTGTGCATGCTGTTCAAGTGCCGGAATCGTTTCGCGGAATCAAAATTGTGGACGAAAAGTTTGTCGAACTTGTGCACTCATTGAAGATGGCCGTACATGTGTGGACAGTAAACGACGAAGAACATGCAGCACAGCTAGTTGATCTTGGGGTAGACGGAATCATTACCGACATTCCATCGGCACTACGCCATATTGTGTGA